The following proteins are encoded in a genomic region of Lutra lutra chromosome 16, mLutLut1.2, whole genome shotgun sequence:
- the ATXN7L3 gene encoding ataxin-7-like protein 3 isoform X1 encodes MKMEEMSLSGLDNSKLEAIAQEIYADLVEDSCLGFCFEVHRAVKCGYFFLDDTDPDSMKDFEIVDQPGLDIFGQVFNQWKSKECVCPNCSRSIAASRFAPHLEKCLGMGRNSSRIANRRIANSNNMNKSESDQEDNDDINDNDWSYGSEKKAKKRKSDKLWYLPFQNPNSPRRSKSLKHKNGFSVCTSASNTLPLLFSSSGELSNSDPFKYNNSTGISYETLGPDELRNLLTTQCGVISEHTKKMCTRSVRCPQHTDEQRRAVRIYFLGPSAVLPEVESSLDNDSFDMTDSQALISRLQWDGSSDLSPSDSGSSKTSENQGWGLGTNSSESRKTKKKKSHLSLVGTASSLGSNKKKKPKPPAPPTPSIYDDIN; translated from the exons atgaaaatggagGAAATGTCTTTGTCTGGCCTGGATAACAGCAAACTAGAG GCCATCGCTCAGGAGATATACGCGGACCTGGTTGAGGATTCTTGTTTGGGATTCTGCTTCGAGGTGCACCGGGCTGTCAAGTGTGGCTACTTCTTCCTGGACGACACGGACCCTGATAGCATGAAGGATTTTG AGATCGTGGACCAGCCGGGGTTGGACATCTTTGGACAGGTTTTCAACCAGTGGAAGAGCAAGGAGTGTGTCTGCCCCAACTGCAGTCGCAGTATCGCTGCCTCCCGCTTCGCTCCCCATCTGGAGAAGTGCCTGGGGATGGGCCGGAACAGCAGCCGCATCGCCAACCGCCG GATTGCCAATAGCAACAATATGAACAAGTCAGAGAGTGACCAAGAGGATAACGATGACATCAATGACAACGACTGGTCCTATGGCTCAGAGAAAAAAG CCAAGAAGAGAAAATCAGACAAG CTGTGGTATCTCCCATTCCAGAACCCCAATTCCCCTCGAAGATCCAagtctttaaaacacaaaaatg GGTTCTCTGTCTGTACCTCTGCATCAAAcacccttccccttcttttttcttcttcaggggAACTTAGCAATTCGGATCCTTTTAAG TATAACAACTCAACTGGGATCAGCTATGAAACCCTGGGGCCGGACGAGCTACGTAACCTGCTCACCACG CAATGTGGGGTGATTTCTGAACACACCAAGAAGATGTGCACAAG GTCCGTGCGCTGCCCCCAGCACACAGATGAGCAGCGGCGAGCTGTGCGCATTTATTTCCTCGGACCCTCAGC CGTCCTTCCAGAGGTCGAGAGTTCCCTGGATAATGACAGCTTTGACATGACTGACAGCCAGGCCCTGATCAGTCGGCTTCAGTGGGACGGCTCCTCTGATCTCTCGCCCTCCGATTCAGGCTCCTCCAAGACGAGTGAGAATCAGGGATGGGGTCTAG GTACCAACAGCTCTGAGTCAcggaaaaccaagaaaaagaaatcccatctGAGCCTGGTAGGGACTGCCTCCAGCCTGGGCTCCAACAAGAAGAAGAAGCCAAAGCCACCGGCACCCCCGACGCCCAGCATCTACGATGACATCAACTGA
- the ATXN7L3 gene encoding ataxin-7-like protein 3 isoform X2 — MKMEEMSLSGLDNSKLEAIAQEIYADLVEDSCLGFCFEVHRAVKCGYFFLDDTDPDSMKDFEIVDQPGLDIFGQVFNQWKSKECVCPNCSRSIAASRFAPHLEKCLGMGRNSSRIANRRIANSNNMNKSESDQEDNDDINDNDWSYGSEKKAKKRKSDKNPNSPRRSKSLKHKNGFSVCTSASNTLPLLFSSSGELSNSDPFKYNNSTGISYETLGPDELRNLLTTQCGVISEHTKKMCTRSVRCPQHTDEQRRAVRIYFLGPSAVLPEVESSLDNDSFDMTDSQALISRLQWDGSSDLSPSDSGSSKTSENQGWGLGTNSSESRKTKKKKSHLSLVGTASSLGSNKKKKPKPPAPPTPSIYDDIN, encoded by the exons atgaaaatggagGAAATGTCTTTGTCTGGCCTGGATAACAGCAAACTAGAG GCCATCGCTCAGGAGATATACGCGGACCTGGTTGAGGATTCTTGTTTGGGATTCTGCTTCGAGGTGCACCGGGCTGTCAAGTGTGGCTACTTCTTCCTGGACGACACGGACCCTGATAGCATGAAGGATTTTG AGATCGTGGACCAGCCGGGGTTGGACATCTTTGGACAGGTTTTCAACCAGTGGAAGAGCAAGGAGTGTGTCTGCCCCAACTGCAGTCGCAGTATCGCTGCCTCCCGCTTCGCTCCCCATCTGGAGAAGTGCCTGGGGATGGGCCGGAACAGCAGCCGCATCGCCAACCGCCG GATTGCCAATAGCAACAATATGAACAAGTCAGAGAGTGACCAAGAGGATAACGATGACATCAATGACAACGACTGGTCCTATGGCTCAGAGAAAAAAG CCAAGAAGAGAAAATCAGACAAG AACCCCAATTCCCCTCGAAGATCCAagtctttaaaacacaaaaatg GGTTCTCTGTCTGTACCTCTGCATCAAAcacccttccccttcttttttcttcttcaggggAACTTAGCAATTCGGATCCTTTTAAG TATAACAACTCAACTGGGATCAGCTATGAAACCCTGGGGCCGGACGAGCTACGTAACCTGCTCACCACG CAATGTGGGGTGATTTCTGAACACACCAAGAAGATGTGCACAAG GTCCGTGCGCTGCCCCCAGCACACAGATGAGCAGCGGCGAGCTGTGCGCATTTATTTCCTCGGACCCTCAGC CGTCCTTCCAGAGGTCGAGAGTTCCCTGGATAATGACAGCTTTGACATGACTGACAGCCAGGCCCTGATCAGTCGGCTTCAGTGGGACGGCTCCTCTGATCTCTCGCCCTCCGATTCAGGCTCCTCCAAGACGAGTGAGAATCAGGGATGGGGTCTAG GTACCAACAGCTCTGAGTCAcggaaaaccaagaaaaagaaatcccatctGAGCCTGGTAGGGACTGCCTCCAGCCTGGGCTCCAACAAGAAGAAGAAGCCAAAGCCACCGGCACCCCCGACGCCCAGCATCTACGATGACATCAACTGA
- the ATXN7L3 gene encoding ataxin-7-like protein 3 isoform X3, giving the protein MKMEEMSLSGLDNSKLEAIAQEIYADLVEDSCLGFCFEVHRAVKCGYFFLDDTDPDSMKDFEIVDQPGLDIFGQVFNQWKSKECVCPNCSRSIAASRFAPHLEKCLGMGRNSSRIANRRIANSNNMNKSESDQEDNDDINDNDWSYGSEKKAKKRKSDKLWYLPFQNPNSPRRSKSLKHKNGELSNSDPFKYNNSTGISYETLGPDELRNLLTTQCGVISEHTKKMCTRSVRCPQHTDEQRRAVRIYFLGPSAVLPEVESSLDNDSFDMTDSQALISRLQWDGSSDLSPSDSGSSKTSENQGWGLGTNSSESRKTKKKKSHLSLVGTASSLGSNKKKKPKPPAPPTPSIYDDIN; this is encoded by the exons atgaaaatggagGAAATGTCTTTGTCTGGCCTGGATAACAGCAAACTAGAG GCCATCGCTCAGGAGATATACGCGGACCTGGTTGAGGATTCTTGTTTGGGATTCTGCTTCGAGGTGCACCGGGCTGTCAAGTGTGGCTACTTCTTCCTGGACGACACGGACCCTGATAGCATGAAGGATTTTG AGATCGTGGACCAGCCGGGGTTGGACATCTTTGGACAGGTTTTCAACCAGTGGAAGAGCAAGGAGTGTGTCTGCCCCAACTGCAGTCGCAGTATCGCTGCCTCCCGCTTCGCTCCCCATCTGGAGAAGTGCCTGGGGATGGGCCGGAACAGCAGCCGCATCGCCAACCGCCG GATTGCCAATAGCAACAATATGAACAAGTCAGAGAGTGACCAAGAGGATAACGATGACATCAATGACAACGACTGGTCCTATGGCTCAGAGAAAAAAG CCAAGAAGAGAAAATCAGACAAG CTGTGGTATCTCCCATTCCAGAACCCCAATTCCCCTCGAAGATCCAagtctttaaaacacaaaaatg gggAACTTAGCAATTCGGATCCTTTTAAG TATAACAACTCAACTGGGATCAGCTATGAAACCCTGGGGCCGGACGAGCTACGTAACCTGCTCACCACG CAATGTGGGGTGATTTCTGAACACACCAAGAAGATGTGCACAAG GTCCGTGCGCTGCCCCCAGCACACAGATGAGCAGCGGCGAGCTGTGCGCATTTATTTCCTCGGACCCTCAGC CGTCCTTCCAGAGGTCGAGAGTTCCCTGGATAATGACAGCTTTGACATGACTGACAGCCAGGCCCTGATCAGTCGGCTTCAGTGGGACGGCTCCTCTGATCTCTCGCCCTCCGATTCAGGCTCCTCCAAGACGAGTGAGAATCAGGGATGGGGTCTAG GTACCAACAGCTCTGAGTCAcggaaaaccaagaaaaagaaatcccatctGAGCCTGGTAGGGACTGCCTCCAGCCTGGGCTCCAACAAGAAGAAGAAGCCAAAGCCACCGGCACCCCCGACGCCCAGCATCTACGATGACATCAACTGA
- the ATXN7L3 gene encoding ataxin-7-like protein 3 isoform X4: MKMEEMSLSGLDNSKLEAIAQEIYADLVEDSCLGFCFEVHRAVKCGYFFLDDTDPDSMKDFEIVDQPGLDIFGQVFNQWKSKECVCPNCSRSIAASRFAPHLEKCLGMGRNSSRIANRRIANSNNMNKSESDQEDNDDINDNDWSYGSEKKAKKRKSDKNPNSPRRSKSLKHKNGELSNSDPFKYNNSTGISYETLGPDELRNLLTTQCGVISEHTKKMCTRSVRCPQHTDEQRRAVRIYFLGPSAVLPEVESSLDNDSFDMTDSQALISRLQWDGSSDLSPSDSGSSKTSENQGWGLGTNSSESRKTKKKKSHLSLVGTASSLGSNKKKKPKPPAPPTPSIYDDIN, encoded by the exons atgaaaatggagGAAATGTCTTTGTCTGGCCTGGATAACAGCAAACTAGAG GCCATCGCTCAGGAGATATACGCGGACCTGGTTGAGGATTCTTGTTTGGGATTCTGCTTCGAGGTGCACCGGGCTGTCAAGTGTGGCTACTTCTTCCTGGACGACACGGACCCTGATAGCATGAAGGATTTTG AGATCGTGGACCAGCCGGGGTTGGACATCTTTGGACAGGTTTTCAACCAGTGGAAGAGCAAGGAGTGTGTCTGCCCCAACTGCAGTCGCAGTATCGCTGCCTCCCGCTTCGCTCCCCATCTGGAGAAGTGCCTGGGGATGGGCCGGAACAGCAGCCGCATCGCCAACCGCCG GATTGCCAATAGCAACAATATGAACAAGTCAGAGAGTGACCAAGAGGATAACGATGACATCAATGACAACGACTGGTCCTATGGCTCAGAGAAAAAAG CCAAGAAGAGAAAATCAGACAAG AACCCCAATTCCCCTCGAAGATCCAagtctttaaaacacaaaaatg gggAACTTAGCAATTCGGATCCTTTTAAG TATAACAACTCAACTGGGATCAGCTATGAAACCCTGGGGCCGGACGAGCTACGTAACCTGCTCACCACG CAATGTGGGGTGATTTCTGAACACACCAAGAAGATGTGCACAAG GTCCGTGCGCTGCCCCCAGCACACAGATGAGCAGCGGCGAGCTGTGCGCATTTATTTCCTCGGACCCTCAGC CGTCCTTCCAGAGGTCGAGAGTTCCCTGGATAATGACAGCTTTGACATGACTGACAGCCAGGCCCTGATCAGTCGGCTTCAGTGGGACGGCTCCTCTGATCTCTCGCCCTCCGATTCAGGCTCCTCCAAGACGAGTGAGAATCAGGGATGGGGTCTAG GTACCAACAGCTCTGAGTCAcggaaaaccaagaaaaagaaatcccatctGAGCCTGGTAGGGACTGCCTCCAGCCTGGGCTCCAACAAGAAGAAGAAGCCAAAGCCACCGGCACCCCCGACGCCCAGCATCTACGATGACATCAACTGA
- the TMUB2 gene encoding transmembrane and ubiquitin-like domain-containing protein 2 isoform X3, with translation MEFSDVTLIEGVGNEVTVVAGVVVLILALVLAWLSTYVADSGSNQLLGTIVSAGDTSVLHLGHVDHLVAGQGTPEPTELPHPSEGNDEKAEEAGESGGDSTGEPGAGGGVEPSLEHLLDIQGLPKRHVGPESSSPEAPLRSEDSGCLPPSPGLISVRLKFLNDTEELAVARPEDTVGALKSKYFPGQESQMKLIYQGRLLQDPARTLRSLNITDNCVIHCHRSPPGSAVPGPSASLAPSSATEPPSLGVSVGSLMVPVFVVLLGVVWYFRINYRQFFTAPATVSLVGVTVFFSFLVFGMYGR, from the exons ATGGAGTTCTCTGATGTCACCCTCATTGAGGGTGTGGGTAATGAGGTGACTGTGGTGGCAGGTGTGGTGGTGCTGATTCTAGCCTTGGTCCTAGCTTGGCTCTCTACCTACGTAGCAGACAGCGGTAGCAACCAGCTCCTGGGCACCATTGTGTCAGCTGGAGACACATCCGTCCTCCACCTGGGGCATGTGGACCATCTAGTGGCAGGCCAAGGCACCCCAGAGCCAACCGAACTCCCCCATCCATCAGAGGGTAATGATGAGAAGGCTGAAGAGGCTGGCGAAAGTGGGGGAGATTCCACAGGGGAGCCTGGAGCTGGGGGCGGTGTTGAGCCAAGCCTCGAGCATCTGCTTGACATCCAAGGCCTTCCCAAAAGACACGTGGGCCCGGAAAGCAGCAGTCCAGAGGCCCCTCTGAGATCTGAGGATAgtggctgcctccctcccagccccggcCTCATCAGTGTGCGGCTCAAATTCCTCAATGACACCGAGGAGCTGGCTGTGGCCAGGCCGGAGGATACTGTGGGTGCCCTGAAGAG TAAATACTTCCCTGGACAGGAGAGCCAGATGAAACTCATCTACCAGGGCCGTCTGCTGCAGGACCCAGCCCGCACACTGCGTTCCCTGAACATTACCGACAACTGTGTGATTCACTGCCACCGCTCACCCCCAGGGTCAGCTGTTCCAGGCCCTTCAGCCTCCCTGGCCCCCTCCTCGGCCACTGAACCCCCCAGCCTCGGCGTCAGTGTGGGCAGCCTCATGGTGCCTGTGTTTGTGGTGCTGTTGGGTGTGGTCTGGTACTTCCGTATCAATTACCGCCAGTTCTTCACAGCACCTGCCACTGTCTCCCTGGTGGGGGTCACTGTCTTCTTCAGCTTCCTAGTATTTGGGATGTATGGACGATAA
- the TMUB2 gene encoding transmembrane and ubiquitin-like domain-containing protein 2 isoform X1, with translation MSVDPVSSQAMEFSDVTLIEGVGNEVTVVAGVVVLILALVLAWLSTYVADSGSNQLLGTIVSAGDTSVLHLGHVDHLVAGQGTPEPTELPHPSEGNDEKAEEAGESGGDSTGEPGAGGGVEPSLEHLLDIQGLPKRHVGPESSSPEAPLRSEDSGCLPPSPGLISVRLKFLNDTEELAVARPEDTVGALKSKYFPGQESQMKLIYQGRLLQDPARTLRSLNITDNCVIHCHRSPPGSAVPGPSASLAPSSATEPPSLGVSVGSLMVPVFVVLLGVVWYFRINYRQFFTAPATVSLVGVTVFFSFLVFGMYGR, from the exons ATGAG TGTCGACCCAGTCAGCAGCCAGGCCATGGAGTTCTCTGATGTCACCCTCATTGAGGGTGTGGGTAATGAGGTGACTGTGGTGGCAGGTGTGGTGGTGCTGATTCTAGCCTTGGTCCTAGCTTGGCTCTCTACCTACGTAGCAGACAGCGGTAGCAACCAGCTCCTGGGCACCATTGTGTCAGCTGGAGACACATCCGTCCTCCACCTGGGGCATGTGGACCATCTAGTGGCAGGCCAAGGCACCCCAGAGCCAACCGAACTCCCCCATCCATCAGAGGGTAATGATGAGAAGGCTGAAGAGGCTGGCGAAAGTGGGGGAGATTCCACAGGGGAGCCTGGAGCTGGGGGCGGTGTTGAGCCAAGCCTCGAGCATCTGCTTGACATCCAAGGCCTTCCCAAAAGACACGTGGGCCCGGAAAGCAGCAGTCCAGAGGCCCCTCTGAGATCTGAGGATAgtggctgcctccctcccagccccggcCTCATCAGTGTGCGGCTCAAATTCCTCAATGACACCGAGGAGCTGGCTGTGGCCAGGCCGGAGGATACTGTGGGTGCCCTGAAGAG TAAATACTTCCCTGGACAGGAGAGCCAGATGAAACTCATCTACCAGGGCCGTCTGCTGCAGGACCCAGCCCGCACACTGCGTTCCCTGAACATTACCGACAACTGTGTGATTCACTGCCACCGCTCACCCCCAGGGTCAGCTGTTCCAGGCCCTTCAGCCTCCCTGGCCCCCTCCTCGGCCACTGAACCCCCCAGCCTCGGCGTCAGTGTGGGCAGCCTCATGGTGCCTGTGTTTGTGGTGCTGTTGGGTGTGGTCTGGTACTTCCGTATCAATTACCGCCAGTTCTTCACAGCACCTGCCACTGTCTCCCTGGTGGGGGTCACTGTCTTCTTCAGCTTCCTAGTATTTGGGATGTATGGACGATAA